A DNA window from Allokutzneria albata contains the following coding sequences:
- a CDS encoding amidohydrolase family protein: MIDAHQHFWDLDVRDQDWITGPAMAPLRRNFGVEDLRAAAPDVTATVLVQTVTVPDETPEFLALAEESDLVGAVVGWVDLTAPDVGDHLQSYLDGRGGSWLRGIRHQVQGEPDPRWLCRPDVLRGLSAVSGKGLVYELLTLPHQLAAAVETASALPSTRFVLDHCSKPPVASGELLPWAEDIRALALNENVSCKLSGLVTEADWTQWTVDDLRPYFDVVLEAFGPERLMFGSDWPVCLLAADYPEVVSAARALTASLSAAEQHAIFTANAAETYRIA; the protein is encoded by the coding sequence TGGCGCCCTTGCGACGGAACTTCGGCGTCGAGGACCTGCGCGCGGCGGCCCCGGATGTCACGGCGACCGTGCTGGTGCAGACCGTGACGGTGCCCGACGAGACTCCGGAATTCCTTGCGCTGGCGGAAGAATCCGACCTGGTCGGCGCGGTGGTCGGCTGGGTGGACCTGACCGCTCCCGACGTCGGCGACCACCTCCAGTCCTATTTGGATGGACGTGGTGGTTCGTGGCTTCGAGGCATCAGACACCAGGTGCAGGGGGAGCCCGACCCGCGATGGCTGTGTCGCCCCGACGTGCTTCGGGGTCTGTCGGCCGTGTCCGGCAAGGGGCTTGTCTACGAGCTGTTGACGCTGCCGCATCAGCTTGCCGCTGCTGTGGAGACCGCTTCGGCGCTGCCGTCGACCCGCTTCGTGCTCGACCACTGCTCGAAGCCGCCGGTCGCCTCCGGTGAGCTTTTGCCGTGGGCTGAGGACATTCGTGCTCTCGCGCTGAACGAGAACGTCTCCTGCAAGCTCTCCGGCCTGGTCACCGAAGCCGACTGGACACAGTGGACGGTCGACGACCTGCGCCCGTACTTCGACGTGGTGCTGGAGGCGTTCGGCCCGGAGCGGTTGATGTTCGGTTCCGACTGGCCGGTGTGCCTGCTGGCGGCCGACTATCCCGAGGTGGTCTCTGCTGCGCGGGCGCTCACCGCTTCGCTGTCCGCGGCTGAGCAGCACGCGATCTTCACCGCGAACGCGGCGGAGACGTACCGGATCGCGTAG
- a CDS encoding FadR/GntR family transcriptional regulator, with translation MAVTDDAILRVRSMIASGELRPGDRLPREADLAERLGLSRNSLREAVKALSLVRVLDVRQGDGTYVSSLRADELLGALSFVLDLHRGDESVLEVLEVRRILEPAAAALAATKASAEDIAALEALCDESERADSVERLVEQDLEFHRRIAQVSGNAYLARLLDTLAGPTVRARIWRGISQGGATDRTIAEHRSIVAALAAGEPDLARSWSTVHVAGVEQWLREISE, from the coding sequence GTGGCCGTCACCGACGATGCGATCCTGCGGGTCCGCTCCATGATCGCCTCCGGCGAGCTGCGCCCTGGCGACCGGCTGCCCCGCGAGGCCGACCTCGCGGAACGCCTGGGTCTCTCGCGCAACTCGCTGCGCGAGGCGGTGAAGGCGCTGTCGCTGGTGCGCGTGCTCGACGTGCGCCAGGGCGATGGCACCTACGTGTCCAGCCTGCGGGCCGACGAGTTGCTCGGCGCGCTGTCCTTCGTGCTCGACCTGCACCGCGGCGACGAGTCGGTGCTGGAAGTGCTCGAGGTGCGCCGGATCCTCGAACCCGCGGCGGCCGCGCTGGCGGCGACCAAGGCGAGCGCCGAGGACATCGCCGCGCTCGAAGCGCTCTGCGACGAGAGCGAGCGCGCCGACTCGGTGGAACGGCTGGTCGAACAGGACCTGGAGTTCCACCGGCGCATCGCCCAGGTCTCCGGCAACGCCTACCTGGCGCGACTGCTGGACACGCTCGCCGGTCCGACCGTGCGGGCGCGGATCTGGCGCGGCATCAGCCAGGGCGGTGCCACGGACCGGACCATCGCGGAGCACCGGTCCATCGTCGCCGCGCTGGCCGCGGGCGAGCCGGACCTCGCGCGCTCCTGGTCGACGGTGCACGTGGCCGGCGTCGAGCAGTGGCTGCGCGAGATCAGCGAGTGA
- a CDS encoding carbohydrate ABC transporter permease, producing MTATVDAVAPVGPVPPAPSAVRRRPFGERALPYLLLAPAVLALLVMLGWPALQVVLISFRKLDLGELVRGEVVWTGFDNYAEVLGDPDFWSITLRTVLFTAGCVAGTVLAGLGIAVLMRHIGPKVRIVLQITLVLAWAVPILAATTVFQWIFDQQYGILNKTLVLLGFESFSGHSWFATGASTMVVIGLLIVWQAVPFIAFTLYAGLLSVPRDLYEAAGMDGASGVQTFRAVTWPSIAPLVTMSTFLSVLWDFKVFAQVWAIREGGPDGGSTTLPVLQYLKGIASSHFGVAAAVAVVMTLVLVVFTAQYLRMLLRSGREEL from the coding sequence GTGACCGCGACGGTTGACGCGGTGGCGCCGGTGGGACCTGTCCCTCCGGCGCCTTCCGCTGTGCGCAGGCGCCCCTTCGGGGAGCGCGCCCTGCCGTACCTGCTGCTCGCCCCGGCGGTGCTCGCGCTGCTGGTGATGCTGGGCTGGCCGGCGTTGCAGGTGGTCCTGATCAGCTTCCGCAAGCTCGACCTCGGCGAGCTGGTGCGCGGCGAGGTGGTCTGGACGGGCTTCGACAACTACGCCGAGGTCCTCGGCGATCCCGATTTCTGGAGCATCACGCTGCGGACCGTGCTGTTCACCGCGGGCTGCGTGGCGGGGACGGTGCTGGCCGGGCTGGGCATCGCGGTGCTGATGCGGCACATCGGCCCCAAGGTCCGCATCGTCCTGCAGATCACGCTCGTGCTGGCGTGGGCGGTGCCGATCCTCGCGGCAACCACGGTGTTCCAGTGGATCTTCGACCAGCAGTACGGGATTCTGAACAAGACGTTGGTGCTGCTGGGTTTCGAGTCCTTCTCCGGGCACTCGTGGTTCGCCACCGGGGCCTCGACGATGGTGGTGATCGGCCTGCTGATCGTCTGGCAGGCGGTGCCGTTCATCGCGTTCACCCTCTACGCCGGGCTGCTGTCCGTCCCGCGTGACCTCTACGAGGCGGCGGGCATGGACGGCGCGAGCGGGGTGCAGACCTTCCGCGCGGTGACCTGGCCGTCGATCGCGCCGCTGGTGACGATGTCGACGTTCCTGTCGGTGCTGTGGGACTTCAAGGTCTTCGCTCAGGTGTGGGCGATCCGCGAGGGCGGCCCGGACGGCGGCAGCACCACGTTGCCGGTGCTGCAGTACCTGAAGGGCATCGCGAGCAGCCACTTCGGGGTCGCGGCCGCGGTCGCCGTGGTGATGACGCTCGTGCTGGTCGTGTTCACCGCGCAGTACCTGCGCATGCTGCTCCGCTCCGGCAGGGAGGAACTGTGA
- a CDS encoding glycoside hydrolase family 3 protein: protein MELRRLVDSVLLPGFLGTTPPDWVLRRVAEGLGGVVLFARNVVDDEQVAALTAALRAERPDVVVGIDEEGGDVTRLDAATGSLVPGSLALGAADDIALTSAVAASLGARLAECGVTVDLAPSADLTLTPDDPIIGVRAFGSDPQRAAAHVAAYVSGMQSAGIAACAKHFPGHGASTVDSHHALPVLPRTERQLWDTELVPFRAAVDAGVRSVMSGHLVVPDWGPEPATTNRHALTEVLRGQLGFTGAVITDALEMGAVANIADGAIQALLAGADVLCVGGELADADIVDRLAAALVDAVRSGVLPEERLASAASRARSLGGPVTPSGTWDASLGVTAARRALRVTGTLALSAPPLVVDVEVAPTIAAGPVPWGLGPHLAELIPGTEVVRTTGELPAVSSDRPVVVVTRDAHRHSEARDLVLSLAKIGLDLVHVETGVPGPDLGSAARIDTHGGSYVSLRAAAELLAAHAAGEDSR, encoded by the coding sequence ATGGAGCTACGGCGGCTCGTGGATTCCGTTCTGCTCCCCGGTTTCCTCGGTACGACTCCCCCGGACTGGGTGCTTCGCCGGGTCGCGGAGGGCCTCGGCGGTGTGGTGTTGTTCGCCCGCAACGTGGTTGACGACGAGCAGGTGGCGGCGCTGACCGCGGCCCTGCGCGCCGAACGGCCGGACGTGGTGGTCGGCATCGACGAGGAAGGCGGCGACGTCACCCGCCTCGACGCGGCGACGGGATCGTTGGTGCCGGGGAGCTTGGCGCTCGGGGCGGCCGACGACATCGCGTTGACCTCGGCGGTCGCGGCCTCGCTGGGGGCGAGGCTGGCGGAGTGCGGGGTGACCGTGGACCTCGCCCCGTCCGCCGACCTGACGCTCACCCCCGACGACCCGATCATCGGGGTGCGCGCGTTCGGCTCCGACCCGCAGCGGGCGGCAGCGCACGTCGCCGCCTACGTGTCCGGTATGCAGAGCGCGGGGATCGCGGCCTGCGCCAAGCACTTCCCGGGCCATGGCGCGTCCACAGTGGACTCTCATCACGCCCTGCCGGTGCTGCCGAGGACCGAGCGGCAGCTGTGGGACACCGAGCTGGTCCCGTTCCGCGCCGCGGTCGACGCCGGGGTGCGCTCGGTCATGAGCGGACACCTCGTCGTGCCGGACTGGGGACCCGAGCCCGCGACGACGAACCGGCACGCGCTGACCGAGGTGCTGCGCGGTCAGCTCGGTTTCACCGGCGCGGTGATCACCGACGCGCTGGAGATGGGTGCGGTCGCGAACATCGCCGATGGCGCGATCCAGGCGCTGCTCGCGGGCGCCGACGTGCTGTGCGTCGGCGGTGAACTGGCCGACGCCGACATCGTCGATCGGCTCGCGGCGGCACTGGTCGATGCGGTTCGGTCGGGCGTCCTGCCGGAGGAACGGCTGGCGTCGGCGGCATCCCGGGCGCGGTCGCTCGGCGGCCCGGTGACACCGTCCGGCACGTGGGACGCCTCGCTCGGGGTGACCGCGGCCCGGCGGGCGCTGCGGGTCACCGGGACGCTCGCACTGAGCGCTCCACCGCTGGTGGTGGACGTCGAGGTGGCACCGACCATCGCGGCCGGGCCGGTGCCGTGGGGCCTCGGCCCGCACCTCGCCGAGCTGATCCCGGGCACGGAGGTCGTCCGGACGACGGGTGAGCTGCCAGCGGTGTCGTCCGACCGGCCCGTCGTTGTTGTGACCCGGGACGCCCACAGGCATTCTGAAGCTCGCGATCTCGTGCTCAGCCTGGCTAAGATTGGTCTAGACCTGGTGCACGTGGAAACGGGCGTCCCCGGTCCCGACCTGGGCAGCGCTGCCCGCATCGACACCCACGGCGGTTCGTACGTCAGCCTGCGCGCCGCCGCCGAGCTGCTCGCCGCGCACGCGGCGGGGGAGGACAGCCGATGA
- a CDS encoding carbohydrate ABC transporter permease, translated as MKRFSLSALALIIAAVFAFPTYWMLSTALKPSGQVLSSRYDLVPFEFTFDNFVTAVTKPGFSSFLTNSLVVTIGAVLLALVAGLLAAIPLSRLKFRGRKGFLLLVLIAQMAPLEALLIPMYLMMRDLDLLNTLPSLLLVYFATTLPFTIWTLRGFVNGIPAELEEAAMVDGCSRWQAFRRVTLPLLGPALVSTSVFSFVTAWNEFLYALVFMRDKTNQTLPVWLSSFKTAFGTDWGGAMAASVVFAVPVLTFFLIVQRNLVAGTTAGAVKG; from the coding sequence GTGAAGCGATTCTCCTTGTCGGCGCTGGCCTTGATCATCGCCGCGGTGTTCGCGTTCCCGACGTACTGGATGCTCTCGACGGCCTTGAAGCCGAGCGGTCAGGTGCTCAGCTCGCGCTACGACCTGGTCCCGTTCGAGTTCACCTTCGACAACTTCGTCACCGCGGTCACGAAACCGGGCTTCTCCTCGTTCCTGACCAACAGCCTGGTGGTGACCATCGGCGCGGTGCTGCTGGCGCTGGTCGCCGGGCTGCTCGCGGCGATCCCGCTGTCCAGGCTGAAGTTCCGCGGCCGCAAGGGTTTCCTGCTCCTGGTGCTCATCGCGCAGATGGCACCGCTGGAGGCCCTGCTGATCCCGATGTACCTGATGATGCGGGACCTGGACCTGCTGAACACCCTGCCCTCATTGCTGTTGGTGTACTTCGCGACCACGCTCCCGTTCACCATCTGGACCTTGCGCGGCTTCGTGAACGGCATCCCGGCGGAGCTGGAAGAGGCGGCGATGGTGGACGGGTGCAGCCGGTGGCAGGCCTTCCGCCGGGTCACCCTGCCGCTGCTGGGCCCGGCGCTGGTGTCGACGTCGGTGTTCTCGTTCGTCACGGCGTGGAACGAGTTCCTCTACGCACTGGTGTTCATGCGGGACAAGACGAACCAGACCCTGCCGGTGTGGCTGTCGTCCTTCAAGACGGCCTTCGGCACCGACTGGGGCGGCGCGATGGCTGCCTCGGTGGTCTTCGCCGTTCCGGTGCTGACGTTCTTCCTCATCGTGCAGCGCAACCTGGTGGCCGGCACGACCGCCGGCGCCGTGAAGGGATAG
- the nagA gene encoding N-acetylglucosamine-6-phosphate deacetylase → MDAVVAAQRALLGRELVGPVTVRIQDGRITDVSAGQPPGADATHVLEDGVLTPGLVDVQINGAVGVDFAEVDAESMAAVASALPRTGVTRFVPTLITAPVELIVKQSHAVLDAIATLPDRPAARPLGLHLEGPFLSPLRHGVHDPNLMADPEPAAIDLLLDDERLRAALRVVTLAPERPGGLEAVRRLSEAGVLVSVGHTDATGAETKAAADAGAAMVTHLFNAQRGLGHREPGVPGTALVDERFTLGLIADLAHVDADVCRLVFNAAAERVALTTDAVAAAGMPPGRYQLGGSDVLLTEEGVPRSPEGTIAGSALTMDRAVRNIVSLGVDPAVVFASASTVPADVLGEHGLGRIEPGAVADLVWWDPQLRPRQVWVDGEVAFDARDGRVTRRGTARAGESRLPAAGR, encoded by the coding sequence TTGGACGCCGTTGTCGCAGCTCAGCGCGCACTGCTCGGTCGGGAGCTGGTCGGCCCGGTGACGGTCCGCATCCAGGACGGCCGGATCACCGACGTCAGCGCGGGCCAACCGCCCGGTGCCGACGCCACCCACGTCCTGGAGGACGGGGTCCTCACCCCCGGCCTCGTCGATGTCCAGATCAACGGCGCGGTCGGCGTCGACTTCGCCGAGGTCGACGCCGAGAGCATGGCCGCCGTCGCCTCGGCCCTGCCCCGCACCGGCGTGACCCGGTTCGTCCCCACGCTGATCACCGCCCCGGTCGAGCTGATCGTCAAGCAGTCGCACGCGGTGCTGGACGCGATCGCCACCCTCCCGGACCGCCCGGCCGCCCGGCCGCTGGGGCTGCACCTCGAAGGCCCGTTCCTGTCGCCGCTTCGGCACGGCGTGCACGATCCGAACCTGATGGCCGACCCGGAGCCCGCCGCCATCGACCTGCTCCTGGACGACGAGCGGCTGCGCGCCGCGCTGCGCGTGGTCACCCTGGCGCCGGAGCGGCCGGGCGGGCTGGAGGCGGTCCGCAGGCTGAGCGAGGCCGGAGTGCTGGTGTCGGTCGGCCACACCGACGCCACCGGGGCGGAGACCAAGGCCGCTGCCGACGCGGGGGCGGCCATGGTCACGCACCTGTTCAACGCTCAGCGCGGGCTCGGCCACCGCGAGCCGGGCGTCCCCGGCACCGCGCTGGTCGACGAGCGCTTCACCCTCGGCCTGATCGCCGACCTCGCCCACGTCGACGCGGACGTGTGCCGCCTGGTGTTCAACGCGGCCGCCGAGCGGGTCGCGCTGACCACGGACGCGGTCGCCGCCGCCGGGATGCCGCCGGGCCGGTACCAGCTCGGCGGATCCGACGTGCTGCTGACCGAGGAGGGGGTGCCGCGCTCCCCTGAGGGCACCATCGCGGGGAGCGCGCTCACCATGGACCGGGCCGTCCGCAACATCGTCTCCCTCGGCGTCGACCCCGCGGTGGTCTTCGCCTCGGCGAGCACGGTGCCCGCGGACGTCCTCGGTGAGCACGGGCTCGGCCGCATCGAGCCCGGGGCCGTCGCCGACCTGGTGTGGTGGGATCCCCAACTGCGGCCACGCCAGGTGTGGGTGGACGGCGAGGTCGCCTTCGACGCCCGTGACGGTCGCGTCACCCGCCGCGGGACTGCGCGGGCCGGGGAGTCGCGCCTCCCCGCCGCCGGACGCTGA
- a CDS encoding SIS domain-containing protein: protein MTSQPGRHMTAEIAEQPVLFDNLVRRAPEIAAVAEQIKRRAPRFVLLAARGSSDHAALYAKYLIEVLLELPAGLVSASTTTLYGAQPDLTDVLLITVSQSGGSPDLVEVTESARRRGALTVAVTNTDDSPLNQVAELSVDVGAGKELAVAATKTYSTTLLALYLLVDAIRGGKAEAALDIGALAKSALDGSEGAVAEAVQRYRFVERILATGRGYSYASAAEAALKLAETSYLAARAYSGADLLHGPVAAVDGETAVLAVTSAGKGGDAMREVLEVVRARGADVCAVGSASADVAAALRIGVPMCPEELSPVLEILPLQRLALGLALARGGDPDSPRGLLKVTKTR from the coding sequence ATGACCAGCCAGCCTGGCCGCCACATGACGGCGGAGATCGCCGAGCAACCGGTCCTGTTCGACAACCTGGTGCGCCGGGCCCCGGAGATCGCCGCGGTCGCCGAGCAGATCAAGCGCCGCGCCCCGCGGTTCGTGCTGCTGGCCGCGCGGGGTTCCAGCGACCACGCCGCGCTGTACGCGAAGTACCTCATCGAGGTGCTGCTCGAACTGCCCGCCGGTTTGGTCTCGGCGTCGACCACCACGCTCTACGGCGCGCAGCCGGATCTCACCGACGTCCTGTTGATCACGGTCAGCCAGAGCGGTGGCTCGCCCGACCTGGTCGAGGTGACAGAGTCGGCCCGGCGCCGCGGCGCGCTGACCGTCGCGGTGACCAACACCGACGACTCGCCGCTGAACCAGGTCGCCGAACTGTCGGTGGACGTGGGCGCGGGCAAGGAGTTGGCGGTCGCGGCGACGAAGACCTACAGCACCACGTTGCTGGCGCTGTACCTCCTGGTCGACGCGATCCGCGGGGGCAAGGCAGAGGCCGCCCTCGACATCGGCGCGCTCGCGAAGTCCGCGTTGGACGGCTCGGAGGGCGCGGTTGCGGAGGCGGTGCAGCGCTACCGCTTCGTCGAGCGCATCCTGGCGACGGGCCGTGGCTACTCGTACGCCAGCGCGGCCGAGGCCGCGCTGAAGCTCGCGGAGACCAGCTACCTGGCCGCGCGTGCGTACAGCGGCGCCGACCTGTTGCACGGACCCGTCGCCGCGGTCGACGGTGAGACCGCCGTGCTCGCGGTGACCAGTGCGGGCAAGGGCGGAGACGCGATGCGTGAGGTGCTTGAGGTCGTGCGGGCGCGCGGTGCGGACGTGTGCGCCGTGGGCTCCGCGTCGGCGGATGTCGCGGCAGCACTGCGGATCGGCGTGCCGATGTGCCCGGAGGAGCTGTCCCCCGTCTTGGAGATCCTGCCGTTGCAGCGCCTCGCGCTCGGCTTGGCGCTCGCGCGCGGCGGTGACCCGGACAGCCCACGCGGACTGTTGAAGGTGACCAAGACGCGGTAG
- a CDS encoding BREX system ATP-binding domain-containing protein, protein MGDAPPAVVGRERELGLVAACLDRAARGDSTVLVIDGASGAGKTTLLRTAAEGARAAGFLVLSAQASTVERDFAFGVVRQLLEPGVLVVPEPERRELLSGMAEPADRVLGISGGAVHEAPGPDVYATLHGLYHLAIKLAARQPLLLAVDDVEQTDACSLRWLAYLARRLGSLPVAIAMTVGAGSGWTDPTLLAGLTVDATRLTVEGLDHGGCEALIEHEFGEPAALEFTAACRAATGGNPFLVKELAKALAAGGTRPTAGSARALHDLGPAQLTQTVLTRLRARDPALAAVARAVAALGEPDLAVAAAAAELDLTEAGEAAQTLVARGVFRPGPSLAFEHSIVRAAVAADLSTVDYEVACARAARYLHDTGATAGQIAPYLVRTGVARGPWVIGVLERACREAMLGGAPDVAAACLRRVLRESLPESARSAVLFQLGIAELSLDPQSALDNLTEAHARAPDPLARADIAVMLAQELAERERYTEATELLDATANEVRPVNRDVAVRLELCSVCVSLDAHHVVSALADRLAVIKQYDDLPPETVRFRHALLTFLAAVDGPSWGAASDAVTAAWTQRVPPRSWQGTPWDVTSGWQYVYLAISLIVTEKLELADQYCSEMLAETTALGLSLGSAASEALRAQARFRAGALADAEDDARSALAVLDEIRTGTRTATIFALSTLVETLVDRGQPEAAAAELERRALTGELPPSWRYNYLLVSRGRLWLALGDPRRALADVVECGRRYAQRGMTGRSPLAWRMLAALAHHALGEADAAREMAAVELAHAREWGGPVRLGVALRISGMVATEPEKLSLLMESVCTLSTSTFRLERAWSLAELGAELVRVGRIDEAEPHLRAAMEIATACGCDALMNAVRDARGGVRMNRCQSGGLTPHERRIADLAVRGMTNREIAEAFLVTQRAVEQHLTRVYRKLGINRRSQLGIALQETDRAQ, encoded by the coding sequence ATGGGTGACGCGCCACCGGCGGTTGTCGGTCGCGAGCGGGAACTGGGGCTGGTGGCGGCCTGCCTCGACCGCGCGGCGCGGGGCGACTCGACGGTGCTGGTGATCGACGGGGCGAGCGGAGCGGGCAAGACCACGCTGCTGCGCACCGCCGCGGAAGGGGCGCGGGCGGCCGGTTTCCTGGTGCTGAGCGCGCAGGCGTCGACGGTGGAGCGGGACTTCGCCTTCGGTGTGGTGCGGCAGCTCCTGGAGCCCGGGGTGCTCGTCGTTCCGGAGCCCGAGCGACGGGAGCTGCTGTCCGGCATGGCGGAGCCCGCCGATCGGGTCCTCGGCATCTCCGGTGGCGCGGTCCACGAGGCGCCGGGACCGGACGTGTACGCGACGCTGCACGGCCTCTACCACCTCGCGATCAAGCTCGCGGCCCGGCAGCCGCTGCTGCTGGCCGTCGACGACGTGGAGCAGACCGACGCGTGCTCCCTGCGGTGGCTGGCCTACCTCGCGCGGCGGCTGGGGTCGCTGCCGGTGGCCATCGCGATGACCGTGGGTGCGGGGAGCGGCTGGACGGACCCGACGCTGCTCGCGGGGCTGACGGTGGACGCCACGCGGCTCACGGTGGAGGGGCTGGACCACGGCGGCTGCGAAGCGTTGATCGAGCACGAGTTCGGCGAGCCTGCCGCACTGGAGTTCACGGCGGCGTGTCGAGCGGCGACGGGCGGGAATCCCTTCCTGGTCAAGGAATTGGCGAAGGCGCTCGCGGCGGGCGGGACGCGTCCGACGGCGGGTTCGGCTCGGGCACTGCACGACCTGGGACCCGCCCAGCTCACGCAGACCGTGCTCACCCGGCTGCGGGCACGGGACCCGGCGCTCGCCGCGGTGGCGCGCGCGGTGGCAGCGCTCGGGGAACCGGATCTGGCGGTGGCCGCGGCAGCAGCCGAGCTGGACCTCACGGAAGCCGGCGAGGCGGCGCAGACGCTGGTGGCCCGTGGCGTGTTCCGGCCAGGGCCGTCGCTGGCGTTCGAGCACTCGATCGTCCGGGCGGCAGTCGCCGCCGATCTGTCCACTGTGGACTACGAGGTGGCCTGCGCACGCGCGGCGCGGTACCTGCACGACACGGGCGCGACCGCGGGGCAGATCGCGCCGTACCTGGTGCGCACCGGTGTCGCGCGCGGGCCCTGGGTGATCGGTGTGCTGGAGCGGGCGTGCCGTGAAGCGATGCTGGGCGGTGCTCCTGATGTGGCGGCGGCCTGCCTTCGCCGGGTGCTGCGCGAGTCCTTGCCCGAGTCGGCTCGATCCGCCGTGCTGTTCCAGTTGGGCATCGCGGAGCTGAGCCTGGACCCGCAGTCGGCGCTGGACAACCTCACGGAGGCGCACGCCCGCGCGCCCGACCCGCTGGCCAGGGCGGACATCGCGGTGATGCTCGCGCAGGAGTTGGCGGAGCGGGAGCGCTACACCGAGGCGACGGAACTGCTCGACGCCACGGCGAATGAGGTCCGCCCGGTGAACCGGGACGTGGCGGTGCGGTTGGAGCTGTGCTCGGTCTGCGTCTCGCTCGACGCCCATCACGTGGTGTCGGCGCTGGCAGACCGGCTCGCCGTGATCAAGCAGTACGACGACCTGCCACCGGAGACGGTGCGCTTCCGGCACGCACTGCTGACGTTCCTCGCAGCGGTCGACGGCCCTTCCTGGGGCGCGGCTTCGGATGCGGTGACCGCGGCGTGGACACAGCGCGTGCCGCCGCGGTCCTGGCAGGGCACGCCGTGGGACGTCACCAGCGGGTGGCAGTACGTCTACCTCGCGATCTCGTTGATCGTCACGGAGAAACTGGAGCTGGCCGACCAGTACTGCTCGGAAATGCTCGCCGAGACCACCGCGCTCGGGCTCTCGCTGGGCAGCGCCGCGTCGGAGGCCCTGCGCGCCCAGGCCCGGTTCCGCGCGGGTGCCTTGGCGGACGCCGAGGACGACGCGAGGTCGGCGCTCGCGGTGCTGGACGAGATCCGGACCGGGACCAGGACCGCGACGATCTTCGCACTGTCCACTTTGGTCGAGACGTTGGTCGATCGGGGTCAGCCGGAGGCGGCCGCGGCGGAACTGGAGCGGCGGGCGCTGACCGGCGAGCTGCCGCCGTCGTGGCGGTACAACTACCTCCTGGTGTCGCGTGGACGGCTCTGGCTCGCGCTCGGTGATCCGCGGCGGGCCCTCGCGGACGTGGTGGAGTGCGGACGCCGCTATGCGCAGCGCGGGATGACGGGTCGTTCGCCGCTGGCTTGGCGGATGCTGGCGGCACTGGCGCACCACGCGCTCGGGGAAGCGGACGCGGCGCGTGAGATGGCCGCGGTGGAGCTGGCGCACGCGCGGGAATGGGGCGGGCCGGTGCGCCTCGGGGTCGCTCTGCGGATCTCCGGCATGGTCGCCACTGAGCCGGAAAAGCTTTCCCTGCTGATGGAATCGGTCTGCACCCTGTCCACGTCCACGTTTCGCCTGGAGCGCGCATGGTCGCTGGCGGAGCTCGGCGCGGAACTGGTCCGGGTGGGGCGGATCGATGAGGCGGAGCCGCATCTGCGGGCCGCGATGGAGATCGCGACGGCGTGTGGCTGCGACGCGCTCATGAACGCGGTGCGCGATGCCCGTGGTGGAGTGCGGATGAACCGTTGCCAGAGCGGTGGTCTCACGCCGCACGAGCGACGGATCGCGGACCTGGCGGTGCGGGGCATGACCAACCGCGAGATCGCCGAAGCGTTCCTGGTGACGCAGCGCGCGGTGGAGCAGCACCTCACGCGGGTCTACCGCAAGCTCGGCATCAACCGGCGCTCGCAGCTCGGGATCGCGCTCCAGGAAACGGATCGCGCCCAGTAG
- a CDS encoding VOC family protein: MKVINAAFYSRQTFAHTAGTNRIRTTAQPIPGTIITFRVTDLDRSLAFYEGVLGFAVDQSRECKRRFRISLAVRLVQHPRRFPAHRAAGVATKGIQGSPSPEH; the protein is encoded by the coding sequence GTGAAGGTAATCAACGCCGCATTCTATTCACGCCAAACATTTGCGCATACCGCAGGCACGAATAGGATCCGGACCACTGCCCAACCTATTCCAGGGACGATTATCACCTTCCGCGTCACTGATCTCGACCGCTCCCTAGCCTTTTACGAGGGAGTGCTCGGGTTCGCCGTCGACCAGTCGCGGGAGTGCAAGCGCCGGTTCAGGATATCGCTGGCAGTCCGGCTCGTGCAGCACCCGCGCCGCTTCCCGGCACACCGCGCGGCGGGCGTTGCCACCAAAGGGATTCAAGGGTCCCCGTCGCCGGAGCACTGA
- a CDS encoding M23 family metallopeptidase, with translation MKKHPVIALAAACALSLTLLSTTATAAPRPNFQLPFPCGQTWAMTTYVGHAPDDKKVDMFRVDGATEGAHVVAAAPGVVNEIHPRSGGVEINHGDGWFTLYLHMSIRTVNVGDRVLRGQRIGTVGKVNTDVAHLHYELLRDANGNNNGENGEWVKPIFNGVEYTMDPNRPFNLRSNNC, from the coding sequence ATGAAGAAGCACCCTGTGATCGCGTTGGCCGCCGCCTGCGCGTTGTCCCTGACCCTGTTGAGCACCACCGCTACCGCCGCTCCGCGCCCGAACTTCCAGCTGCCGTTCCCCTGCGGGCAGACCTGGGCGATGACCACCTACGTCGGCCACGCACCCGACGACAAGAAGGTCGACATGTTCCGGGTCGACGGCGCCACCGAGGGCGCGCACGTGGTCGCGGCGGCCCCCGGCGTGGTCAACGAGATCCACCCCAGGTCCGGCGGCGTGGAGATCAACCACGGCGACGGCTGGTTCACCCTGTACCTGCACATGAGCATCCGGACCGTGAACGTCGGAGACCGCGTCCTGCGCGGCCAGCGCATCGGCACCGTGGGCAAGGTCAACACCGACGTCGCCCACCTGCACTACGAGCTCCTCCGCGACGCCAACGGCAACAACAACGGCGAGAACGGCGAATGGGTCAAACCCATCTTCAACGGCGTCGAGTACACGATGGATCCGAACCGCCCGTTCAACCTCCGCAGCAACAACTGCTGA